Proteins encoded by one window of Epinephelus moara isolate mb chromosome 18, YSFRI_EMoa_1.0, whole genome shotgun sequence:
- the gpatch8 gene encoding G patch domain-containing protein 8 isoform X3 has protein sequence MGMGRMEMELDYAEDATEKRRVLEVEKEDTEELRQKYKDQMEKEKAIAKALEDLRANFYCELCDKQYTKHQEFDNHINSYDHAHKQRLKELKQREFARNVSSRSRKDGKKQEKMLRRLHELAEQRKQQDRTPGSGPMFKTTTVAVDGEKSEDGDMTPENTALTDCVLEGSLADKTGESSPKPGPTISFSLGKNSSSSPTPSGGSKVSVSFSFAKKAPVKLETAAAVFADHGEEAMEEEDGQEGEKAGGQEETSGCGTDSPKAGSGGGEGGDSASVVGTEEVQQPDDGASLASTLNKLKMMMKKEEGYAGQEPQYYHYIPPAHCRVKPHFQFLLFMKASDQCTSKDEEDEEEGQEEKKVEDSSEQKEPNVTECKTEKERDNDTLSPDPEPAPPSPKVKTEDASSCTADAAPVVPTSPTQKAESTQETLDSSSGPKIPTGPFFPVLSKDESTTLQWPSELLEFTKAQPSLSYSCNPLYFDFKLSRNKGARGGKAAKSPKPCEESEDKGQETAASTAEVDIATKPGTSTDKDKPLVKGEPGQQEGDEQKPAAGSSGAKKKKKKKKHKKSAKHSKRKGKDKGAKENAEGETEVTQEKPKKKKKHKRKKSKNKAPDQDEAPGDEKEKAKPKSEDKAVASSVQPTTGGGGATGNTGVELGKRKRATKEVPCKSGAEEGGAGKGTDKVNSSEEHSGTKRQKTDSSAPQSASCSTSAQKSPGPGRPPSSESEEEGGSNTQRSRHHRSSPREQRRHHSEESGRSCSRSSRRGERRGSSRRRHRGQTSRSHSYSSSSERSSAGSSAYSHRSRSYSDSYSDYSTEGRRRRHSKRSSDSEYERRGSRGRRRSRRHQYSSSSSEDSRSRSRSYSRRKRHRRHHRSSSRSSSSWSRSTSARSWRRSYSRSHSSASRSSSSTKGSPRRRGPRARGDTDAHRRDFNRSCIYRSQSPRSSSSRGLNRNTHSSSSQSLRPGGSRDAGEQKNTLTARQLLEKVQSKKSSDDSATGTKSGIKIKDPPQGYFGPKLPPTLGNKAMLPLFGKLQAGKKPLIPLTRPDEGEKSGAGKCSEAEAEVILVEPIREFPPPPPPPAPPVQKVEEAPQITVVQEETQHPATEAQVHQEPRPLFEQEPSMMMPQYQGESGQDASQISMMESLMPEMQQQQQQQQPPMHAYPAYPPPNLEEDGMEAEEDGLAPLESQPITFTPEEMEKYSKLQQAAQQHIQQQLLAKQVKTFPSAAAAAAAAAAAANLAPAPPPPALQQIHIQQPTVSVASGTSITTVQHAILQHHAATAAAMGIHPAHAHHPHPAHAQLAQVHHIPQHHLTPISLSPLGHSLGHSLGHSLGHAGLIPAHPTAFLSGQPIHIIPASALHHTPLALHHVPHTALYPTLFTPRPSQAAAAAALQLHPLLHPIFSGQDLQHPPNHGS, from the exons ATGGGAATGGGACGGATGGAGATGGAG CTGGACTATGCAGAGGACGCcacagagaagagaagagtgCTCGAAGTGGAGAAAGAGGACACAGAAGAACTGCGGCAAAAATACAAG GACCAGATGGAAAAGGAGAAAGCCATTGCCAAGGCTCTGGAAGACCTGAGAGCCAATTTCTACTGTGAGCTATGTGACAAGCAGTACACCAAACACCAGGAATTTGACAACCACATTAACTCGTATGACCACGCTCACAAGCAG AGGCTAAAAGAGCTGAAGCAGCGAGAGTTTGCTCGTAATGTGTCATCTCGCTCCAGAAAAGATGGAAAGAAGCAAGAAAAGATGCTGCGCCGATTGCATGAGCTGGCTGAGCAGAGGAAACAGCAGGACCG TACTCCAGGAAGCGGGCCCATGTTCAAAACTACCACAGTGGCTGTGGATGGAGAGAAGTCAGAAGATGGCGACATGACGCCTGAGAACACTGCTTTGACAGACTGTGTCCTGGAAGGATCACTGGCAGATAAAACCGGGGAATCCTCCCCGAAGCCAGGCCCAACCATCAGCTTCTCTCTGGGGAAGAACAGCTCCTCCTCGCCAACCCCCAGTGGCGGCTCCAAAGTCAGTGTGTCCTTCTCTTTTGCCAAGAAAGCCCCAGTAAAGCTGGAGACAGCAGCGGCAGTGTTTGCTGATCATGGAGAGGAAGCTATGGAGGAAGAAGATGGCCAGGAGGGAGAAAAGGCTGGAGGGCAGGAGGAGACATCTGGCTGCGGTACAGACAGCCCTAAAGCAGGAtcaggaggaggtgaaggaggagaCAGTGCTAGTGTGGTGGGGACGGAAGAGGTGCAGCAGCCTGATGATGGAGCCTCTCTAGCCTCCACtctcaacaaactgaaaatgatgatgaaaaaagagGAAGGATATGCTGGACAAGAGCCTCAGTACTATCACTATATACCTCCAGCTCACTGCCGGGTAAAGCCTCACTTCCAGTTTTTGCTGTTTATGAAGGCCAGTGATCAGTGTACGAGCAAAGACGAGGAAGACGAGGAAGAGGGGCAGGAAGAGAAGAAGGTTGAAGATAGTTCTGAACAGAAGGAGCCCAATGTTACAGAGTGCAAGACTGAAAAAGAACGAGATAATGACACTTTATCCCCTGACCCAGAGCCAGCTCCTCCATCGCCTAAAGTGAAGACGGAGGATGCCTCTTCATGCACAGCAGATGCAGCTCCTGTGGTCCCCACTTCCCCTACACAAAAAGCAGAGAGCACACAGGAAACTCTGGACTCCAGCTCGGGTCCTAAAATCCCCACAGGTCCCTTCTTCCCAGTTCTGAGCAAAGACGAGAGCACGACCCTGCAGTGGCCCTCTGAGCTCCTCGAATTCACAAAAGCTCAGCCCTCCCTGTCTTACAGTTGTAATCCCCTCTACTTTGACTTCAAGCTGTCCCGCAACAAAGGAGCACGTGGTGGGAAAGCAGCAAAGTCCCCTAAGCCTTGTGAAGAGTCTGAGGACAAGGGGCAAGAGACGGCTGCCTCGACAGCTGAAGTAGACATAGCTACTAAACCTGGGACTAGCACTGACAAAGACAAGCCACTGGTGAAGGGAGAGCCTGGGCAACAAGAAGGTGACGAGCAAAAgcctgcagctggcagcagtggtgccaagaagaaaaagaaaaagaagaagcatAAGAAATCTGCAAAGCATTCAAAACGCAAAGGAAAAGACAAgggagcaaaagaaaatgcagaggGCGAGACTGAGGTTACGCAAGAGAAGcccaagaaaaagaaaaaacacaaacggaagaagagcaaaaacaaagcTCCAGATCAAGATGAGGCACCGGGTGATGAAAAGGAAAAAGCTAAACCAAAGTCAGAAGATAAAGCCGTTGCCTCCTCTGTTCAGCCGACAACTGGAGGGGGAGGAGCTACGGGAAACACAGGAGTAGAACTGGGAAAGAGGAAACGTGCCACGAAGGAAGTGCCTTGCAAGTctggagcagaggagggaggagccGGGAAAGGCACTGACAAGGTCAACTCCTCAGAGGAGCACAGTGGCACCAAGCGACAAAAGACTGACTCCAGTGCACCTCAAAGTGCCTCCTGCTCCACCTCAGCCCAAAAGAGCCCAGGTCCTGGTCGACCTCCCAGCAGCGAGAGTGAAGAAGAGGGTGGCTCTAATACACAGCGCTCTCGTCATCACAGGTCAAGTCCTCGGGAACAACGCCGCCACCATAGTGAGGAATCAGGGCGGTCTTGCAGTCGTTCTTCAAGACGTGGGGAAAGACGAGGCAGCAGTCGTAGGCGCCATCGTGGCCAAACCTCCCGTAGTCATTCATACTCCAGCAGTTCCGAGCGCTCCTCAGCCGGCAGCAGCGCCTACAGCCACCGTAGCCGCAGCTACTCAGACAGCTACAGCGACTACAGCACAGAGGGTCGCAGGCGGAGACACTCTAAACGTTCGTCAGACTCTGAGTATGAGAGGAGGGGCAGCCGAGGGCGTAGACGATCCAGGAGACATCAgtactcctcttcatcctcagaAGACTCCCGCTCACGTTCACGCAGCTACAGCCGCAGGAAGAGGCACCGGCGGCACCATCGGAGCAGCTCAAGAAGCTCCAGTAGCTGGAGCCGCAGCACCAGTGCGAGATCCTGGAGGCGCAGCTACAGCAGAAGCCACAGCTCAGCCAGCCGCTCCTCCAGTTCCACCAAAGGCTCTCCTCGCAGACGAGGCCCCAGGGCTCGAGGGGACACCGACGCACACCGGAGAGACTTCAACCGCTCTTGCATCTACCGCTCCCAGTCTCCACGTTCATCTTCATCACGAGGCCTTAATCGCAACACCCATTCATCCAGCTCACAGTCACTGAGGCCAGGGGGGTCCCGAGATGCCGGGGAACAGAAAAACACCCTCACTGCGCGCCAGCTGCTGGAGAAGGTTCAGTCTAAAAAAAGCTCTGATGATTCTGCCACAGGAACAAAATCTGGGATTAAGATTAAGGACCCACCACAGGGATACTTTGGTCCCAAACTTCCTCCGACCCTGGGAAACAAAGCCATGTTGCCGCTTTTTGGTAAGCTGCAGGCAGGGAAGAAACCACTGATCCCCCTAACCAGACCTGATGAGGGTGAGAAGTCAGGAGCAGGGAAGTGCTCCGAGGCTGAGGCAGAGGTTATTCTGGTTGAGCCTATAAGGGAGTtcccccctccaccaccacctccagcTCCTCCGGTTCAGAAGGTTGAGGAGGCCCCGCAGATCACAGTGGTGCAAGAGGAGACACAGCACCCTGCTACAGAAGCCCAGGTGCACCAAGAACCCCGGCCGTTGTTTGAACAGGAGCCTTCCATGATGATGCCCCAGTACCAAGGGGAATCAGGACAGGACGCTTCTCAGATCTCCATGATGGAGTCCCTCATGCcagaaatgcagcagcagcagcagcagcagcagcctccaaTGCATGCCTACCCTGCTTACCCACCACCCAACCTGGAGGAGGATGGCatggaggcagaggaggatgGACTGGCTCCTTTAGAGAGTCAGCCCATTACGTTTACGccagaggagatggagaaatACAGCAagctgcaacaggctgcacagCAGCACATCCAGCAGCAGCTTTTGGCCAAGCAGGTAAAGACATTTccgtctgctgctgcagctgcagcagccgctGCAGCAGCTGCCAACTTGGCCCCAGCTCCCCCTCCCCCAGCCCTGCAGCAGATCCACATCCAGCAgcccactgtgtctgtagcctCCGGCACATCGATTACCACAGTGCAACACGCCATCCTGCAGCACCACGCTGCCACTGCTGCAGCCATGGGCATCCATCCAGCACATGCCCACCACCCACACCCTGCACATGCCCAGTTGGCCCAGGTACACCACATTCCCCAGCACCACCTTACCCCCATCTCCCTGTCTCCTTTGGGCCACTCCCTCGGTCATTCTCTGGGACACTCACTTGGACATGCTGGGCTGATTCCTGCCCACCCAACAGCCTTCCTCTCTGGTCAGCCTATACATATTATACCAGCTTCTGCACTTCACCACACCCCTTTAGCTCTCCACCATGTACCACATACAGCCCTCTACCCCACACTTTTCACACCTCGGCCCTCacaagctgctgcagcagcagctctccaACTTCATCCACTGTTACACCCAATTTTCTCAGGACAGGACCTCCAGCACCCACCTAACCATGGCTCTTGA